The following coding sequences are from one Rathayibacter sp. SW19 window:
- a CDS encoding DUF222 domain-containing protein, whose product MVPIPQQSISQQIREDALKVSDSLAALEPVGTPGGLPRLLAGLDDDALLALLADAATARAQFELVITAGAGIVSERSNRQLGYQGLAARRGQRSTAGVLQSVTGSTRAEAWRQVRLGEAMAQADAATQASETADPAGGVAPTGAEGPTGAEEPTRVATGSAPDGAADESGLPPRAAAAQRPWHDPITLAVAEHTLTPAGASALLGGLGQPTEDCDSEVLREAAEELLANAAGVNADELAKRARWMRDRLDQVGVAERARAHFEARKARVGTNSAGARTLWMEFDDDSGAWLDSIVNSGMRPRRGGPRFVDKDEAERAEKLRTDPRTDEQLVFDLLIDAMRTGALADPATVYGSRQPGVRVVITQENLDKRDSEGNLIGTGHYEDTGEVVPAETIERLLCDTGTRPITVDEDGCPLDVGREQRLFTAKQRVALAIRDGGCMHPDCDRPPSYSEAHHIDHWHEHHGRTDIADGILLCRFHHMLLHNQHWRIRREGSVYWLVPPAGDSRAQIRLHRKGAWWQGTSKAS is encoded by the coding sequence ATGGTCCCGATCCCCCAGCAGTCGATCTCTCAGCAGATCAGAGAAGACGCCCTGAAGGTGTCCGACTCTCTGGCCGCGCTGGAGCCGGTCGGCACGCCGGGTGGTCTGCCCCGACTTCTTGCGGGGCTGGATGACGACGCCTTGTTGGCGCTGCTGGCCGACGCGGCGACCGCCCGGGCACAGTTCGAACTGGTGATCACCGCCGGAGCCGGGATCGTCTCGGAACGCTCCAACCGGCAGCTCGGCTATCAGGGCTTGGCCGCGCGCCGCGGCCAACGATCCACCGCCGGGGTGCTGCAATCGGTCACCGGCTCGACGAGGGCCGAAGCATGGCGGCAGGTGCGCCTCGGCGAGGCGATGGCTCAGGCCGATGCCGCGACTCAAGCAAGCGAAACCGCCGACCCAGCCGGCGGCGTGGCCCCGACCGGTGCGGAAGGGCCGACCGGTGCGGAAGAACCGACGCGCGTGGCGACCGGTTCAGCACCTGACGGTGCGGCCGATGAATCGGGTCTGCCGCCACGGGCCGCGGCCGCGCAACGGCCGTGGCATGATCCGATCACCCTGGCAGTGGCCGAGCACACACTGACACCGGCTGGGGCGTCCGCACTGCTAGGCGGTCTCGGCCAGCCGACTGAGGACTGCGACAGTGAGGTGCTGCGCGAGGCTGCGGAAGAGCTCCTGGCCAACGCGGCCGGCGTGAACGCAGATGAGCTTGCAAAGCGAGCCCGATGGATGCGCGACCGCCTCGACCAGGTCGGTGTCGCCGAACGCGCCCGCGCCCATTTTGAAGCGCGAAAGGCGCGGGTGGGCACGAACAGTGCGGGCGCGCGCACATTGTGGATGGAATTCGACGACGACTCCGGTGCCTGGCTGGACTCGATAGTCAACTCCGGGATGCGGCCACGCCGTGGTGGGCCCCGCTTCGTCGACAAGGATGAAGCCGAGCGCGCCGAAAAACTGCGCACCGACCCGCGCACAGACGAACAATTGGTCTTCGACCTACTCATTGATGCGATGCGCACCGGAGCACTCGCCGACCCTGCCACGGTCTACGGCAGCAGGCAACCGGGTGTACGAGTAGTCATCACCCAGGAAAACCTTGACAAGCGCGACAGTGAGGGCAACCTCATCGGTACCGGACACTACGAGGACACCGGCGAGGTGGTTCCGGCGGAAACGATTGAACGGCTGCTCTGCGACACAGGCACACGCCCCATCACCGTCGACGAAGACGGCTGCCCGCTCGATGTCGGACGCGAACAGCGCCTTTTCACCGCCAAACAGAGAGTCGCCCTCGCCATCCGAGACGGCGGCTGCATGCACCCCGACTGCGACCGACCGCCCTCCTATTCAGAAGCGCACCACATCGACCACTGGCACGAACACCACGGCCGAACGGATATCGCCGACGGGATTTTGCTCTGCCGTTTCCACCACATGCTCTTGCAC